One segment of Anatilimnocola aggregata DNA contains the following:
- a CDS encoding PIG-L deacetylase family protein, with product MRNLAFVLVWLSLLSVAAAQSVTAETAAIKQPAAADGKLRIIVFGAHPDDAEFKAGGTGALWARQGHHVKLVSVTNGDIGHWQMAGGPLAQRRAAEAKACGAKLGTTSQVLDIHDGELLPTLEHRQTLTRLIREWKADIVIAHRPWDYHPDHRYVGVLVQDAAFMVTVPFFCPDVPPLKTNPVFLYSSDLFQKPYAFRPDVVVALDEVFTQKLDAIHELTSQVYEGGASGSEEFVRKVPLARDEAGRKAWLREKWEDRQGREADRNRDLLIKLYGEERGKKVRFAESFELCEYGRRPTADELKKLFPFFD from the coding sequence ATGCGCAATCTGGCTTTCGTGCTTGTCTGGTTAAGTCTCCTCTCCGTCGCCGCGGCTCAATCCGTTACTGCCGAAACAGCTGCAATCAAACAGCCCGCTGCTGCGGATGGCAAACTCCGGATTATCGTGTTCGGTGCTCACCCGGACGATGCTGAGTTCAAAGCTGGAGGAACCGGCGCGCTGTGGGCCAGGCAGGGGCATCACGTCAAGCTAGTGTCGGTTACCAACGGCGATATCGGGCACTGGCAAATGGCCGGCGGTCCACTGGCTCAGCGTCGCGCGGCAGAAGCAAAAGCCTGCGGCGCGAAGTTGGGTACAACGAGCCAGGTGCTCGATATTCACGACGGCGAATTGCTGCCGACGCTCGAACATCGCCAGACGCTCACCCGGCTAATTCGCGAATGGAAAGCCGACATCGTGATCGCCCATCGCCCTTGGGACTATCACCCCGATCATCGTTACGTCGGCGTGCTGGTGCAGGATGCTGCATTCATGGTTACGGTGCCGTTCTTTTGCCCCGATGTGCCGCCGCTGAAGACGAATCCGGTCTTCCTCTATTCGAGTGACCTGTTTCAAAAGCCGTATGCCTTTCGCCCAGATGTGGTGGTGGCGCTCGACGAAGTCTTTACGCAAAAGCTCGACGCGATCCACGAACTGACTTCGCAGGTCTATGAAGGTGGTGCCAGCGGCAGCGAAGAGTTTGTCCGCAAGGTTCCTCTGGCCCGCGATGAAGCGGGACGCAAAGCCTGGCTGCGCGAAAAATGGGAAGATCGCCAAGGGCGCGAGGCCGACCGCAATCGCGATTTGTTGATCAAGCTGTACGGTGAAGAACGTGGTAAGAAGGTCCGTTTTGCAGAATCGTTCGAACTGTGCGAATACGGCCGCCGACCGACAGCAGATGAGTTGAAAAAACTGTTCCCGTTTTTTGACTGA
- a CDS encoding outer membrane protein assembly factor BamB family protein, with protein sequence MRLYLALLALFVLAATAMAADLPWPRWRGPNDSGSVADGKYPANLLDEKKLNWKVKLPGIGCSTPAVLSDRIFVTCPVDGHNGVIALDWQGKEQWRTKLGEERRGKHRNGSAANSSPVTDGNFIFAYFKSGELATLDLSGKLLWTTNLQTRFAKDTLYWDVGTSPIVTEKAVIVATMHSGESYLAAFEKASGELLWKVSRNYQTPVEGDHSYATPIVVKRDGREILLVWGAEHLTAHSTDDGKTLWSCGGFNPDRKGNWVQVASAVVDGDMAVVPYGRGARIAGIKLDGTGDVTATHRVWTHDDLGSFVPSPVAYQGNVYVVRDEGEVVCLNIKTGATVWIDRLPKNRNKYYASPMIAGGRMYAPREDGVVFVADVQDGFKLVSENDMQERIIASPVAVSGKLLIRGEEHLYCFSE encoded by the coding sequence ATGCGTCTTTATCTCGCCTTGCTCGCTCTATTCGTGCTGGCTGCAACAGCCATGGCAGCTGATCTTCCTTGGCCTCGTTGGCGCGGACCGAACGACAGCGGCAGCGTGGCAGACGGAAAATACCCTGCCAATCTCCTCGACGAGAAGAAGCTGAATTGGAAGGTGAAACTTCCCGGCATCGGCTGCTCGACGCCGGCGGTGCTGAGTGATCGGATTTTCGTCACTTGCCCTGTTGATGGCCATAACGGCGTGATCGCCCTCGATTGGCAAGGAAAGGAACAATGGCGCACGAAGCTGGGCGAAGAACGCCGCGGCAAACATCGCAATGGCTCCGCAGCGAACTCGTCGCCAGTTACCGATGGCAACTTTATCTTTGCCTATTTCAAGAGTGGCGAACTGGCCACGCTCGACCTGAGCGGCAAGTTGCTCTGGACCACGAACCTGCAGACTCGCTTCGCCAAAGACACGCTTTACTGGGATGTGGGTACGTCGCCGATTGTTACCGAAAAGGCGGTGATCGTTGCGACCATGCACTCGGGCGAATCGTACCTTGCCGCGTTCGAAAAAGCGTCGGGCGAACTTCTTTGGAAGGTCTCTCGCAACTATCAAACGCCCGTCGAAGGGGATCATAGTTATGCGACGCCAATCGTGGTTAAGCGGGACGGCCGCGAGATTCTGTTGGTTTGGGGGGCCGAACATTTAACGGCCCACTCTACGGACGATGGTAAAACTCTTTGGAGTTGCGGCGGGTTCAATCCCGACCGCAAAGGTAACTGGGTGCAAGTGGCATCAGCCGTGGTCGATGGCGATATGGCTGTCGTCCCTTACGGCCGCGGCGCTCGCATTGCGGGCATCAAGCTGGATGGGACCGGGGACGTAACTGCGACGCATCGGGTGTGGACGCACGACGATCTTGGTTCGTTCGTTCCCTCGCCGGTTGCCTATCAAGGAAATGTGTACGTCGTGCGCGATGAAGGCGAAGTCGTTTGCCTGAATATTAAAACCGGCGCGACTGTTTGGATCGATCGCTTGCCGAAGAATCGAAACAAATACTACGCTTCCCCCATGATCGCCGGCGGCCGGATGTATGCCCCGCGCGAGGATGGCGTTGTTTTCGTGGCCGATGTGCAGGATGGCTTCAAGCTGGTGAGCGAGAACGACATGCAAGAGCGCATCATTGCCTCGCCGGTGGCGGTGAGTGGCAAACTGCTGATCCGCGGCGAAGAGCACTTGTATTGCTTCAGCGAATAA
- a CDS encoding DUF1549 and DUF1553 domain-containing protein translates to MHCNRTYCWLCWLTAIPLALMIMSLSAARGEELPKGLKVVSLEVRPTTAELKHRFDYRQILVTGKLDSGESVDLTRIAKPQLNGADAAKVASISADGQLRAVGNGNAELVYSYNNLSAKVPVAVAGVEQAQPISFLRDVQPVLSRTGCNQGTCHGAKDGKNGFKLSLRGYDALYDHRALTDDLGARRFNRAAPDQSLMLLKATGSAPHVGGVRMNVEDAYYGLLREWIAQGVKLDLQAPRVTKIDVYPLNPIVPRPDMKQQITVTATYSDGSTRDVTREAFIESGDIEKIEADARGIITTLRRGEAPVLVRYEGAYAATTIICMGDRSGFAWQEPPANNYIDGLIYKKLQQVKILPSELCSDDEFIRRLHIDLTGLPPSAEQVKAFFADTRDSKTKRDALVDSLIGSREYVENWTNKWADMLQVNRKFLGEEGSVALRNWIKDAIAANKPYDQFAREVLTARGSNIENPPAAYYKVLRDPENAMENTTHLFLAVRFNCNKCHDHPFERWTQDQYYNMAAYFAQIGRKEDPLYSGMKIGGSAVEGATPLVEVIYDARSGDINHNRTGQVSPPAFPFAHSDVAPTTTPRRQQLAQWMTSKENQYFAKSYANRLWGYLFGVGIIEPIDDIRAGNPPTNPELLDALTIDFVKSNFDVQHMLRTICKSRTYQLSVKTNQWNDDDGINYSHALPRRLTAETLYDAIHIATGSQPRLQGVPAGFRAAALPDAGISDPFLDDFGKPVRESSCECERSSGMVLGPVLKLINGPTVANALADANSELSKLVTTEKDDTKLIREVFLRFLAREPSAQEIKFSQAALVATNGEVEQAKQELAAYETTLPAKVAAWEATAGKAAAWTPLTIGEAKSQAGATFKVLDDQAVMVSGSTAKDVYTLTANVDLAGITGIRLEALADPALPGKGPGRSAKGNFVLSEFKVTAAPKAEPMKLEPVVLQNATADFSQANWAVVGAIDGNEATGWGVSPDLGKTHIAIFETKTDAGAAGGTVLTFTLSQQYQDGTHALGKFRLSATNSPRPISGGKVPDAIAAILATPKEKRTPEQNSALTAHVIAQDGELARLKNAISQAEETTRNARLIGVQDLAWALINSPAFLFNR, encoded by the coding sequence ATGCATTGCAATCGTACTTACTGCTGGTTGTGCTGGCTCACCGCCATTCCCCTCGCGCTGATGATTATGTCGTTATCGGCGGCACGCGGCGAGGAATTGCCGAAGGGCTTGAAGGTCGTGTCCCTCGAAGTTCGCCCGACGACAGCGGAGCTAAAGCACCGCTTCGATTACCGGCAGATTCTCGTGACCGGCAAGCTCGACTCGGGCGAAAGCGTCGATCTGACGCGCATTGCCAAGCCGCAACTTAACGGTGCCGATGCCGCGAAGGTCGCCAGCATTTCGGCCGACGGTCAACTGCGGGCCGTGGGCAACGGCAACGCCGAACTCGTTTACTCGTACAACAATCTCTCCGCCAAAGTTCCGGTCGCAGTCGCGGGTGTCGAACAAGCCCAACCCATCAGCTTCTTGCGCGACGTGCAACCTGTCCTCTCGCGCACCGGCTGCAATCAGGGAACTTGCCACGGCGCGAAGGATGGTAAGAACGGATTTAAACTTTCCTTGCGAGGTTACGACGCGCTTTACGATCATCGCGCACTTACGGACGATCTGGGCGCACGGCGGTTCAATCGCGCCGCTCCCGATCAGAGCTTGATGTTGCTCAAAGCAACTGGTTCCGCGCCGCACGTCGGTGGCGTACGTATGAACGTGGAAGATGCTTATTACGGTCTGCTTCGCGAATGGATTGCTCAGGGGGTGAAGCTCGACCTGCAAGCGCCGCGGGTTACGAAAATTGATGTCTATCCGCTCAATCCGATCGTCCCGCGTCCGGACATGAAACAGCAGATTACTGTCACAGCCACCTATAGCGACGGCAGCACTCGCGACGTCACTCGCGAGGCCTTCATCGAAAGTGGCGATATCGAAAAGATCGAAGCCGATGCCCGCGGAATCATCACCACCCTGCGTCGCGGCGAAGCACCCGTGCTGGTGCGCTACGAAGGTGCGTATGCGGCCACCACCATCATCTGCATGGGCGACCGCAGCGGTTTCGCCTGGCAAGAACCGCCAGCCAATAACTACATCGATGGGCTGATCTATAAGAAATTGCAGCAGGTCAAGATTCTGCCGAGCGAATTGTGCAGCGATGACGAATTCATTCGCCGGTTGCACATCGACCTCACCGGCCTGCCGCCATCCGCTGAGCAGGTCAAGGCGTTTTTCGCCGACACGCGCGATAGCAAAACCAAGCGCGACGCGCTCGTCGACAGTCTGATTGGCAGCCGAGAATATGTCGAAAACTGGACCAACAAATGGGCCGACATGCTGCAGGTGAATCGTAAGTTCCTGGGCGAGGAAGGTTCCGTCGCCCTGCGCAACTGGATCAAGGACGCAATTGCCGCCAACAAACCTTACGATCAATTCGCCCGCGAAGTCCTCACCGCCCGCGGCTCGAACATCGAGAATCCGCCGGCCGCCTATTACAAAGTGCTGCGCGATCCCGAGAACGCGATGGAGAATACGACGCACCTCTTCCTGGCGGTGCGGTTCAATTGCAACAAGTGCCACGACCATCCCTTCGAGCGCTGGACGCAGGACCAGTACTACAACATGGCGGCCTACTTCGCTCAGATTGGTCGCAAGGAAGACCCGCTCTACTCCGGTATGAAGATTGGTGGTTCGGCCGTCGAAGGCGCGACACCTCTGGTCGAAGTGATTTACGATGCCCGCAGCGGCGACATCAATCACAACCGTACCGGCCAGGTCAGTCCGCCGGCATTTCCCTTCGCCCACAGCGACGTGGCCCCGACCACCACACCGCGCCGGCAGCAACTGGCGCAGTGGATGACGTCGAAAGAAAATCAGTACTTTGCCAAGAGCTATGCGAATCGGTTGTGGGGCTATCTGTTTGGCGTGGGCATCATCGAGCCCATCGATGACATTCGCGCCGGCAATCCGCCAACGAATCCCGAACTGCTAGATGCTCTCACGATCGATTTCGTCAAATCGAACTTCGACGTGCAGCACATGCTCCGGACGATTTGCAAGTCGCGCACCTATCAACTGTCGGTCAAAACAAACCAGTGGAACGACGACGACGGCATCAACTATTCGCACGCTTTACCGCGGCGTTTGACTGCTGAGACGCTATACGACGCCATTCACATTGCGACCGGATCGCAGCCGCGCCTGCAAGGTGTGCCGGCTGGATTCCGCGCGGCAGCGCTGCCCGATGCAGGCATTTCCGATCCGTTCCTGGATGACTTCGGCAAGCCGGTGCGCGAGAGCAGCTGCGAATGCGAGCGCTCGTCCGGCATGGTGCTGGGGCCAGTATTGAAGTTGATTAACGGCCCGACGGTCGCCAACGCGCTCGCCGACGCCAATAGCGAACTCAGCAAGCTGGTCACGACAGAGAAGGACGACACGAAACTGATTCGCGAGGTCTTCCTTCGTTTCCTGGCCCGCGAGCCTTCGGCCCAAGAGATTAAGTTCTCGCAGGCTGCGCTCGTTGCCACCAACGGCGAAGTGGAACAGGCCAAGCAGGAATTGGCCGCTTATGAAACGACTTTGCCAGCGAAGGTCGCCGCCTGGGAAGCCACGGCTGGCAAGGCCGCTGCGTGGACTCCGCTGACGATTGGCGAAGCCAAGTCGCAAGCGGGTGCCACTTTTAAGGTGTTGGACGATCAAGCAGTGATGGTGAGCGGTTCGACTGCCAAGGATGTTTATACCTTGACTGCCAACGTCGATCTCGCTGGAATCACCGGCATTCGCTTGGAAGCTTTGGCAGACCCCGCATTGCCGGGCAAGGGGCCCGGGCGATCGGCCAAGGGGAACTTCGTGCTGAGTGAATTCAAAGTCACTGCTGCACCGAAGGCGGAACCGATGAAACTAGAGCCCGTGGTATTGCAAAACGCCACGGCTGACTTTAGCCAGGCAAATTGGGCGGTGGTTGGCGCCATCGATGGCAACGAAGCGACCGGCTGGGGTGTCTCGCCCGACTTAGGCAAAACGCACATTGCCATCTTCGAAACGAAAACCGACGCCGGTGCTGCTGGTGGTACGGTGCTGACGTTCACCCTGTCGCAGCAGTATCAGGATGGTACGCACGCCCTCGGTAAGTTCCGCTTGAGCGCAACGAATTCGCCCCGGCCGATCAGCGGCGGCAAGGTGCCCGACGCGATTGCCGCGATCCTTGCCACGCCTAAAGAAAAACGAACGCCCGAGCAGAACAGCGCGCTCACTGCGCACGTGATTGCTCAGGATGGCGAACTTGCCCGCCTGAAGAACGCCATTTCGCAAGCAGAAGAGACCACGCGCAATGCCCGCCTCATCGGTGTGCAAGATCTCGCCTGGGCTCTCATCAACAGCCCGGCGTTTTTGTTCAATCGGTAA
- a CDS encoding WD40 domain-containing protein, producing the protein MKSFVFAPTAALCLCCLFSLPIAAEEAPAKTEVSYFKQVLPIFRAKNCTGCHQPAKQGGDYVMTDFAALLKGGESGDAAVVPGQPSKSHLLAQITPKDGKADMPKDAPPLTDAEVTLVKTWIEQGAKNDTPASNMLRYDADHPPEYLAPPVLKAVKFSPSGDALAVAGYHEVLLHKPDGSGLIARLVGESERIEAIAFSPDGTMLAACGGSPGRFGEVQIWDIAKRELKLSKMVGYDTIYGVSWSPNGKLVGFGCPDNTMRGIDPTTGEQVLFNGAHNDWVLDTVFSTASDHIITVSRDMSMKLVEVGTQRFVDNLTSITPGALKGGLIAIDRHPTKDELLCGGSDGAPKVFKMIRTEARKIGDNANLLKEFPAQPGRIFGVAYSKDGSKIAAGSSQDGRGEVRVYDTTSFQQLWKLEIPEGGIYSVDFRPDGQTLAIAGFDGEVRLVNAADGKLISKFLPIEIKTATAAN; encoded by the coding sequence ATGAAGAGTTTCGTATTCGCTCCCACAGCGGCGCTATGCCTCTGCTGTTTGTTCTCGTTGCCTATTGCTGCTGAAGAAGCGCCGGCCAAGACCGAAGTCAGCTACTTCAAACAAGTGCTGCCGATCTTTCGCGCCAAGAACTGCACGGGCTGTCACCAGCCTGCCAAGCAAGGTGGCGACTATGTCATGACCGACTTCGCGGCCCTGCTCAAAGGAGGCGAATCGGGCGATGCGGCCGTGGTGCCTGGTCAGCCGAGCAAGAGTCATCTGCTCGCACAGATCACGCCCAAGGATGGCAAGGCGGACATGCCCAAAGATGCCCCGCCGCTGACCGATGCCGAAGTGACCCTGGTGAAGACCTGGATTGAGCAAGGGGCCAAGAACGATACGCCCGCCTCGAACATGCTCCGCTACGATGCCGATCATCCGCCCGAGTATCTGGCTCCGCCTGTGCTGAAGGCCGTGAAGTTTTCGCCCAGTGGCGACGCGCTAGCCGTGGCCGGCTATCACGAGGTACTGCTCCACAAGCCTGACGGCAGCGGGCTGATTGCCCGGCTGGTTGGCGAGTCGGAACGAATCGAAGCAATTGCCTTTTCGCCCGATGGCACCATGCTCGCCGCTTGCGGTGGCTCGCCTGGCCGCTTTGGCGAAGTGCAGATTTGGGACATCGCCAAGCGCGAACTCAAGCTCTCGAAGATGGTCGGCTACGATACGATCTATGGAGTCAGTTGGTCGCCGAACGGCAAGCTGGTTGGCTTTGGTTGCCCGGATAACACGATGCGTGGCATCGATCCCACAACCGGCGAACAGGTGCTGTTTAACGGGGCCCATAACGACTGGGTGCTCGATACCGTTTTCTCGACCGCCAGCGATCACATCATCACCGTCAGTCGCGACATGTCGATGAAGCTGGTCGAAGTTGGTACGCAGCGGTTCGTCGATAATCTCACGAGCATCACACCCGGCGCGCTCAAGGGCGGGCTGATTGCCATCGATCGTCATCCCACCAAGGACGAACTGCTGTGCGGCGGTTCCGATGGTGCCCCGAAGGTTTTCAAAATGATCCGCACCGAAGCCCGCAAGATCGGCGACAATGCGAACCTGCTCAAAGAGTTTCCCGCTCAGCCCGGCCGCATCTTTGGCGTGGCTTACAGTAAGGATGGCAGCAAGATCGCTGCGGGCAGCAGTCAAGATGGCCGCGGCGAAGTTCGCGTTTACGACACAACCAGTTTCCAACAGCTGTGGAAGTTGGAAATTCCCGAAGGGGGCATCTACAGCGTCGATTTTCGGCCCGATGGCCAGACCTTAGCTATCGCCGGTTTTGATGGTGAAGTGCGATTGGTGAATGCCGCCGATGGAAAACTCATCAGCAAATTCCTGCCCATCGAAATCAAGACAGCTACCGCAGCGAATTAG
- a CDS encoding Gfo/Idh/MocA family protein — protein sequence MAKVSRRTFSLSVASGIALSGLTAMGQEAKESAPKELKAGIIGLDTSHVMAFAKELNNPKAMEDVAHCRVVAAYPQGSADIESSASRIPGYTKSIQELGVEIVGSVEDLVKRVDCVLLETNDGRPHLEQALVAFKAGKPTFIDKPVAGSLADAVAIFQAAKKYNAPVFSCSSLRFAKGAQEIRNGAIGDVQGCDAYSPCSLEKTHPDLFWYGIHGVETLFTVMGPGCESVSRLSTPDCDLVAGVWNGGRIGTFRGIRSKGGTGYGGTAFGSKGIREIGKFDGYRPLAVEIVKFFRGGPAPISAEETIQIYAFMEAADESKRQGGKPVSIDAVMKKAEVEAASRLAALGVK from the coding sequence ATGGCCAAGGTCTCCCGCCGCACGTTTTCTCTTTCCGTCGCTTCGGGTATCGCCCTCTCGGGGCTGACGGCCATGGGACAAGAGGCAAAAGAATCTGCGCCGAAGGAATTGAAGGCTGGCATCATCGGGCTCGATACTTCGCACGTCATGGCCTTCGCTAAAGAACTGAACAATCCGAAGGCGATGGAAGACGTGGCCCATTGCCGCGTGGTCGCCGCCTATCCCCAGGGGAGCGCCGATATCGAATCGAGCGCGTCGCGCATTCCCGGCTACACCAAGAGCATTCAAGAGTTGGGGGTCGAGATTGTCGGTTCGGTCGAGGATCTCGTGAAGCGTGTCGACTGCGTGCTGCTCGAAACAAACGATGGCCGGCCGCATCTCGAACAAGCACTCGTCGCCTTCAAAGCGGGGAAGCCGACGTTCATCGATAAGCCGGTCGCCGGTTCGCTGGCCGATGCTGTGGCCATTTTTCAAGCGGCCAAAAAGTACAACGCGCCGGTCTTCAGCTGTTCGTCGCTGCGGTTTGCCAAGGGTGCGCAAGAGATTCGCAACGGCGCAATCGGTGACGTACAAGGCTGCGATGCTTACAGCCCCTGCTCGCTGGAAAAGACCCATCCCGATCTGTTCTGGTACGGCATTCACGGTGTCGAGACTCTCTTCACCGTCATGGGCCCCGGCTGCGAAAGTGTGAGCCGATTGTCGACCCCCGACTGCGATCTGGTCGCGGGAGTGTGGAACGGCGGGCGCATTGGCACCTTCCGCGGCATTCGCAGCAAGGGAGGGACCGGCTACGGCGGCACTGCCTTTGGCAGCAAGGGAATCCGCGAAATCGGAAAGTTCGATGGCTACCGACCGCTGGCCGTCGAGATCGTCAAGTTCTTCCGTGGCGGCCCAGCGCCCATCTCGGCGGAAGAAACAATTCAAATCTATGCCTTCATGGAAGCTGCCGACGAGAGCAAGCGTCAGGGCGGCAAGCCGGTGTCGATCGACGCCGTGATGAAGAAGGCCGAAGTTGAAGCTGCTTCACGCCTCGCAGCGCTCGGCGTGAAGTAA
- a CDS encoding c-type cytochrome domain-containing protein: protein MKRTFEFLVAAIVAALAISSAQADPVSFKGDVAPLLINSCLACHGPKKAEGGYRIDTFEKVMAAGDSTSPGFHAKDLEGSEAFRRMIETNPKERMPLDGDPMTAEQIATVKKWIEEGANFDGPDPKAPLASYIPAPKHPAGPEKYSATMPITALAFTPDGSQLLAAGYHEVTVWNPADGQLIRRINNVGQRTYGLSVSPDGQLLAVACGAPGRLGECRIFKLDSGELVRVISTTSDVVYDCQFNPAGDRIATAAADGSVRVFEVATGKEQNTITSHSDWVFAVAWSPDGNKLASASRDKTAKVYDAKTGDLLITYSAHNKEVRGVMFHPDGAEVYSSGSDNKIQRWTVSEAKKSAEVGFGGEVYKLAAGGEFFLTSSAEAKVRQFNAKDQKQIREYPGAKDWVLSAAYHAGTQRIAGGTFDGQVIIWNAEDGKQVVAFTAAPGFTPPAPAEKPAEKK from the coding sequence ATGAAACGCACATTCGAATTTCTCGTCGCGGCAATCGTCGCCGCCCTCGCAATTTCCTCTGCCCAAGCTGATCCCGTCAGCTTCAAGGGGGATGTCGCCCCGTTGCTGATTAACAGCTGCCTGGCGTGCCACGGGCCGAAGAAGGCAGAAGGTGGTTACCGGATCGATACGTTCGAAAAGGTGATGGCCGCCGGCGATTCGACGAGTCCGGGCTTTCATGCGAAGGATCTGGAGGGAAGCGAAGCATTCCGGCGCATGATTGAAACGAACCCCAAGGAACGGATGCCGCTTGATGGCGACCCGATGACAGCCGAGCAGATCGCCACCGTTAAGAAGTGGATCGAAGAAGGGGCCAACTTCGACGGGCCCGATCCGAAAGCTCCGCTGGCTTCGTACATTCCGGCCCCCAAGCATCCCGCTGGTCCGGAAAAGTACAGCGCGACCATGCCCATCACGGCGCTCGCTTTCACACCCGATGGTTCGCAACTGCTGGCTGCCGGCTATCACGAAGTGACCGTTTGGAATCCGGCCGACGGCCAGCTCATTCGCCGCATCAACAACGTCGGCCAGCGGACGTATGGCCTGTCGGTCAGTCCCGATGGCCAATTGCTCGCCGTCGCTTGCGGCGCTCCCGGTCGCTTGGGCGAATGCCGCATCTTTAAACTCGATAGCGGCGAACTAGTCCGCGTCATCTCGACCACCAGCGACGTCGTCTACGATTGCCAGTTCAATCCGGCTGGCGATCGCATCGCGACCGCTGCCGCCGATGGCTCCGTTCGCGTGTTTGAAGTGGCGACCGGCAAGGAGCAGAACACGATCACCAGTCACAGCGACTGGGTCTTCGCCGTGGCCTGGAGCCCCGATGGCAATAAGCTCGCTTCGGCTAGCCGCGACAAGACGGCCAAGGTCTACGACGCGAAGACCGGCGACCTGCTCATCACTTACTCGGCCCACAACAAGGAAGTTCGCGGCGTGATGTTCCATCCCGATGGTGCCGAAGTCTATTCCAGCGGCAGCGATAACAAAATTCAGCGCTGGACCGTCAGCGAAGCCAAAAAGAGTGCCGAAGTTGGCTTTGGCGGCGAGGTCTACAAGCTGGCAGCCGGTGGCGAGTTCTTTCTGACGAGCTCCGCCGAGGCCAAGGTCCGGCAGTTCAACGCCAAGGATCAAAAGCAGATTCGCGAATACCCGGGTGCCAAGGACTGGGTCCTCTCGGCCGCCTATCATGCCGGCACCCAGCGAATCGCTGGCGGCACGTTCGATGGCCAGGTCATCATCTGGAATGCCGAAGACGGCAAACAAGTGGTCGCCTTCACTGCGGCACCTGGTTTCACTCCGCCAGCGCCTGCTGAAAAACCGGCCGAGAAAAAGTAA